A single Dreissena polymorpha isolate Duluth1 chromosome 14, UMN_Dpol_1.0, whole genome shotgun sequence DNA region contains:
- the LOC127857512 gene encoding uncharacterized protein LOC127857512 — MSEEQTPRLTDSPRKRTHLQVTRKLSRGGDDSVDADEYAREYYNFQDRRGSSQSISRYNSCPQLAEGDSEHTESYERTVDDINTNTSALNREMHCVIIQGPSPLFLRKGLRENGPVSDTPTPPSTPKSRKSVVSSRDSLLSSSDKICVTSPIASPRLLLRKQLIQSALSRDSSVDSLKDLSPVDNQKKIPLSVENLSKFDEIKTGDEPINTIVGQTVRIGSVRSRKMSQTIEAAESLSKCENWLQTLNIAQTDKVKSRSHIQLPPI, encoded by the coding sequence ATGTCTGAGGAACAAACTCCAAGATTAACGGACTCTCCGCGCAAGAGAACTCATTTGCAAGTAACACGGAAACTAAGCCGAGGCGGCGATGACTCAGTTGACGCTGATGAATACGCACGTGAATATTACAATTTTCAAGATCGTCGGGGTTCAAGTCAGTCAATATCGCGGTACAATTCATGTCCGCAACTTGCTGAGGGAGACTCGGAACATACTGAAAGCTATGAGCGCACTGTGGATGATATAAATACGAACACAAGTGCCCTGAACCGTGAAATGCACTGTGTAATAATCCAAGGACCTTCTCCGCTGTTTCTTAGGAAGGGACTGCGTGAGAATGGTCCAGTGTCGGACACGCCAACGCCCCCTTCTACACCAAAGAGCCGCAAGAGCGTCGTCTCGTCGCGTGATTCTCTTCTGTCTTCATCCGATAAAATATGTGTTACGTCGCCAATTGCTTCTCCACGCTTGTTACTAAGGAAACAGCTTATCCAAAGTGCATTAAGCAGAGATTCGTCGGTTGACAGTTTAAAAGACCTTTCCCCTGTTGATAATCAAAAGAAAATTCCGCTGAGTGTTGAAAATCTTTCTAAGTTTGACGAAATAAAAACCGGCGACGAACCCATAAATACAATAGTAGGACAAACGGTTCGAATTGGGAGTGTTCGTTCCCGAAAGATGTCTCAAACAATTGAAGCTGCGGAGTCGTTGAGCAAATGTGAAAATTGGTTGCAAACGCTAAATATTGCTCAGACGGACAAAGTCAAGTCAAGAAGCCATATACAACTCCCACCAATATAG